The DNA sequence CCCAATGATGACAGATTAATCCTGCATCCGACTAAGGCTGGGCAGCATATTATACAGTGTGCCAATTGTCCTAAAGAAGAATTAATTGGTGCTAAGTTCTATTGCTATGATTGCAAGAAAGACCTCTGTACCAAATGTCAAGAATCGCACCCACAACGTCACAACATAAGCACATACGGAGGAGGCATTGGGGATCTAAAATTGAATTTGAAACCTTGTGAGAAATGCCAAAAGGAAGCTTCAGTATTCTGCAACGATTGTAATGTTTCCCTTTGTAAAGTATGTGTAACCCATCTCCAAAGTGAGCACACTAGCCACAATTTAGTTGATAAAGATGAACTAACGGAAAAACGACAACAGTGTATTGACAAAGTCACGAACATTCGCCACAATATTCTCCATCactgtcaaaatttgaagaCTGATGTAAAGAATGATATTATACATGGAAAGAAACAAATAGATGAAATGAGAGATATTGTGAATACAAATGCCGAAAGATTGAAAGATTTAGTGGAAAATGTGAGGAAAGAGTCATTGAACAAATTGCAATTACTGGAAACGTCCATGACACAGACGTTAGAACATCAGAGAAACGTTATTGACACTCACACAGGGTCTTTACATCAAACTGTTTGTGAATTTGAAGATTTAGATTGCTGTATAAGCCCAGAATCTATCAACCATTTCTATAAAGGTTGCGTatctaaaatatcaaaaataccGGATCTTGTCAAAGTAAGACTCCCTTCTCTGGAATCAGTATCTGATTTAAATACTGAATGTATCGAAAAATCCGTCGGAAAAATCACAAACATCGAACCTTTCTTAGGTGAATCGAGAGAAATATCTCAAAAACACAAATTATACTTCAGAAGTGAGACAGAAGCAACACTAGTTCAAAAACTTTGTGCCAATACTAAATTACTTCGAAGTTGTCGTCATATATCTCTGACTGACTATGGCGAATTCTGGGCTAATGATTACGATGGGAACCTTATGCTTGCAGATTTGAATGGAAATGTCACTACACATATAGTAACCAAAGATAAATGTTCAGGGTTTCATACTGTGACGGCAAATGGACATTTGCTTTGTACAGACGAAGtgaagaaagaaatatttcgaATTCCCAGATATGGTGATTATAAAATCCGTGGAAAAGAAACACTCATTGCCAATCCGACATGGAATCCTATAAGCATTTATTGCTGCAAACATTCTGGTGATATCTTAGTAGGATCGTTCAAAGACAAGAATTTGGGCGCAAGTGTAACCCGATTTAACATGTTCGTAGCGCAGACTCAGCAGATCTTCTCCTCTGATTACAAGTATCCGCATTACATTACTGAAAATCATAATGGAGATATTTGCGTTTCAGACTCGAAGACGTGTGGAGTAATTGTTCACAATAGATTGGGTGAACATCGCTTCACCTACACAAGGCGTGGTTCTAACCAGAAACTCTTTCCGAGCGGTATCTGCTGTGATATACTACGTAACATATTAGTTTATGATGGAAACAGCAAAGCCATTCTTATATTGGACAGTGATGGAAGGTTTCTGTCAACATTTATCAGCTTGAAGTCGGAATGGACTGGGCTTATCTCCCATACAAGAGGACTTGCGATAGACAATGATTATAATCTCTGGATTGGTGGCAGTCATTCAAACACAATCCAGATTTTCTCATACCTCAAGAGAATACAAGATACTAGTGTGTGAATTTATGACGTAAACAGATATCCGTAGACTCCCAACACTGTATTCTTAGTCTTTTTCATCATAACCATTGTATTGAAAACTTCTTTGATGGAGTGAAAGAAAATAATCTTTAACTATATTTTTccacttttgaaaaacatttcatcCCCAATTGCATTTGATTTGGTGTGGGGGATATTTCTGTTAGACTTTCACATACCCCCTTCTCTCTCATACGTTCATGGATAATAGCCATTTTgacttttaaaagataaaatcaatTCTGGATTAAATTCAAAAGAATGCAATGAACAAGATATCGTCAATTAAATTGGATTGCATGACATTAGAGAAGACTTACATTTGTACACAATGGATGAATTTTGTTTCTAGTTATTTCACTATTATATTACCTTTATACATTTTTCGTCAATGAGTGATTGGTGTATTTTTCTAACACAATTATTAGAGATCAGAAAAACATGGAGAAATATGAAAACTATTGTCACACTGTAAAGTTATCCAACTTGAAAGATGAATATTAGACATGTATACAATTATGGTGAATTTTTGTATGCTTTTCAGTGAAATGTTCATTTTAAACTCTGCTTTTAATATTATATGTTCCCTAACTGTAAGCAGGGGcgaatccaggaattgcggttagggggggGTGCAACTTTATGGGGTCTGGGGGCAACCTTGACCCTCAGTGGGTCCAAGCCAATACCTTGGTGGGGACCAgggggcaaagccctggtgggggccagggggcaaagcccccgaaacctcctggattttacagattttatagggcttcaAATATGTTTCTTATGTCGTcaattttactattttctgtcatttttgatagatgattgattgattgaatattgtttaacgcccctctcgagaatatttcactcatatggaggtgtcaccattgccggtgaagagctgcaaaaatttacgcctatgctcggcgcttatgaccattgagcagggagggatctttgtcgtgccacacctgctgtgacacggggcctcgatttttgcggtctcattcgaaggaccgccccatttagtcgcctcttacgacaagcaaggggtactgagggcctattcaAACCCGGATCCCCTCGGGATATTTTTTTTGATAGAGGGAAATCAATAAAAGTTTAAGGGTTTTGGataaaatgtaagttctcccaataaaggtaattcaataaatcaaaaaaaattgtcatttattcctCTGAAATCCACTTGTTTCTTTCATCGTTTACATGTTTCTAAACAAGAGATCaggatttaccttaaatttagaaattttaggGGGCGCCagctgcgcccccttaaatccaccactaGTAAGTCATGATCATTATTcgattttatttataaaatcgAATAATGGTTATGACTTACCAGTGGCGTTTCATTATATATTAGGTAAGTTTCTAAGTGACCTATTCAGAAAATTGGTGACAGAACCTTTCTGAAGTCAATGAGAGAATGTCTCGGAAGAAAGAAAGCGTTTCAAGTTCCCTTCGTATGCAGTCGGTGACTCAAGTTAGTGAAAAGTTTGTAATCAAATGCCGTGTGACGGTAGTGGCGGAATTGTCCTGTGTCTCGTAAATAATTAGTAATTATTACTCTTATGTCATTTCGGATTTACTACAGCAGAATTCCAGGTTAAATCAAACATCTAAAAGTTATGATCGTCAAGTGTTTAATCCTAAATCCGACCAAAGAGAACTCTCGCAGTATAGCTAGCCCAGCTCGAGGTTTTGAGTGATCATGTGCTTTTTTTCTCATGTGAAATTCATATAACAGCACCATTTCGGTGGTATTTCCACTTTTTCCAATAAGGGGAATCCAATTTCCAACGAATTCTACAGAATGACCGTGTCTATTCAGGCACGAGAGTCACTCCGTAACTccccaaaatattttatttcgaaGATCATCGGATAATGGGGATATGATTTTTGACCATTTTCAAGTTTGGTTTTAATCTTCAGAACCAATCACCAATCTGGACATAAGTAGCTTTTCTATAGCTCCGTATAAATCTTATAAAGTGATTTAAAATTACACATGGTCTACCCGTTTCTGTAGCTCTGTGTAAATCTAAAGTTCTTCAGAAATGGTGAGGAATAAGAATTTTGGCCTTGCTGTCGCTGATACGATGCTATGCAACAGCTCTACTATACAAGAGGGTATACGTTCctccgagaatttttcattcatactgagacgtcaccagtgtagatgaagtacatgtactacaattaaCGCTCGGGCCGTaacagtgagagttctttaaaaTGTCAACGTCTGCCCTCTTGTGGTCATATTCGCATATTCGagagacccgtgattctcacttttaaataccgagagtttggcaaaggagcaatcactacctatgttaacgtcttaggtttgacataATATGTTTGTAACATGTGCACAGTGTCCAGTAGTGTCAGAGTGCTCTCGGAGACGTAAACAGATACAACCAAACTCCTTGACTCGACCCGAAATATTTATCATCCGTGGCATAACCGTTACCCGTTTTCTGGgtagtgaaataaaaaattgaTTCCCGCTTGAGTAATACGTGTTGTCTtgactgtatatgtataacctACCGTGGATATGAAAGTATCGTCTGGTAACTGGTTGACCTTGATT is a window from the Ostrea edulis chromosome 5, xbOstEdul1.1, whole genome shotgun sequence genome containing:
- the LOC130055166 gene encoding uncharacterized protein LOC130055166 — translated: MASGPNDDRLILHPTKAGQHIIQCANCPKEELIGAKFYCYDCKKDLCTKCQESHPQRHNISTYGGGIGDLKLNLKPCEKCQKEASVFCNDCNVSLCKVCVTHLQSEHTSHNLVDKDELTEKRQQCIDKVTNIRHNILHHCQNLKTDVKNDIIHGKKQIDEMRDIVNTNAERLKDLVENVRKESLNKLQLLETSMTQTLEHQRNVIDTHTGSLHQTVCEFEDLDCCISPESINHFYKGCVSKISKIPDLVKVRLPSLESVSDLNTECIEKSVGKITNIEPFLGESREISQKHKLYFRSETEATLVQKLCANTKLLRSCRHISLTDYGEFWANDYDGNLMLADLNGNVTTHIVTKDKCSGFHTVTANGHLLCTDEVKKEIFRIPRYGDYKIRGKETLIANPTWNPISIYCCKHSGDILVGSFKDKNLGASVTRFNMFVAQTQQIFSSDYKYPHYITENHNGDICVSDSKTCGVIVHNRLGEHRFTYTRRGSNQKLFPSGICCDILRNILVYDGNSKAILILDSDGRFLSTFISLKSEWTGLISHTRGLAIDNDYNLWIGGSHSNTIQIFSYLKRIQDTSV